A stretch of Aerococcus christensenii DNA encodes these proteins:
- the rimP gene encoding ribosome maturation factor RimP yields MAKVVDVVRELIESELQAQGYELFDLTFSKEGKEWYLRIYIDKPGGVTLDDCVDASEAISAIVDQAEPDPIPQAYYLEVSSPGAERPLKTEADIQKAIGQWVHLNFYKEYQGHKQVEGKLLQADEEAFTLETKDKTRRLEGVYPRKNVSLIRLAIEF; encoded by the coding sequence ATGGCTAAAGTTGTTGATGTCGTTAGAGAATTAATCGAAAGCGAATTACAAGCGCAGGGTTATGAACTTTTTGATCTAACATTCAGTAAAGAAGGCAAAGAATGGTATTTGCGTATCTATATTGATAAGCCGGGAGGGGTGACCCTGGACGATTGTGTGGACGCAAGTGAAGCGATCTCCGCTATCGTGGACCAGGCGGAACCAGATCCCATTCCTCAAGCTTACTATCTGGAAGTATCTTCACCAGGTGCTGAGCGTCCGCTCAAAACGGAAGCAGATATCCAAAAAGCGATCGGTCAGTGGGTACATTTGAATTTTTATAAGGAATACCAAGGACACAAACAAGTTGAAGGAAAGTTGTTACAAGCAGACGAGGAAGCCTTTACCTTAGAAACTAAAGATAAAACGCGCCGACTCGAAGGCGTTTATCCAAGAAAAAATGTTTCCTTGATTCGTTTAGCTATTGAATTTTAA
- the nusA gene encoding transcription termination factor NusA, giving the protein MSKKLLEAFELLEQEKGISKETIVEAVESALVFAYKRNFNQAQNVEVEFDDKKGTFHVYSVKEVVDTVMDSNLEVSLADALEIHRGYEIGDKIRFEVTPKDFGRIAAQTAKQVITQRLREAERAIIYNEFIDYEDDLLTGVVERQDHRYVYVNLGKIEAVLTPEGQIPGERFQPQDRIQVYVERVENTTKGPQIYVSRTHPNMLKRLFEQEVPEIFDGTVEIRAIAREAGDRSKLAVYSNDLNVDAVGTCVGPKGSRVQTIVSELKGENMDIIEWSDDPAQLIANALNPANVLEVHFVPNESSCVVVVPDRHLSLAIGKRGQNARLAAKLTNYKIDIKAQSDFEVYKETEEYQQRFLLVSDEENKEEALPEDAEASVEANELLDEQASLEETSVPETNGEEAETVETSTSEETVPAEEAVEVPESKEETETAEVAEAATEEAPQETLIED; this is encoded by the coding sequence ATGAGTAAAAAATTATTAGAAGCTTTTGAATTACTTGAACAAGAAAAAGGCATTTCAAAAGAGACCATCGTAGAAGCTGTAGAATCCGCTTTAGTATTTGCTTATAAGCGAAATTTCAACCAAGCCCAAAATGTGGAAGTTGAATTCGATGACAAAAAGGGAACCTTCCACGTGTACTCCGTCAAAGAAGTCGTAGATACCGTGATGGATTCTAACTTAGAAGTTTCTCTTGCGGACGCTTTGGAGATCCATCGGGGCTATGAAATTGGCGACAAGATCCGCTTCGAAGTGACACCTAAAGACTTCGGACGAATCGCTGCACAAACTGCCAAACAAGTGATTACCCAACGTTTGCGGGAAGCTGAACGGGCGATTATCTACAACGAGTTCATCGATTATGAAGATGACTTGTTGACAGGGGTGGTCGAACGTCAAGATCACCGTTATGTTTATGTCAATCTTGGGAAGATTGAAGCCGTCCTTACGCCAGAAGGACAGATTCCTGGCGAACGTTTCCAACCGCAAGACCGTATTCAAGTCTATGTGGAACGGGTTGAAAATACTACCAAGGGACCTCAAATCTATGTGAGCCGGACCCATCCGAATATGCTTAAGCGTTTGTTTGAACAAGAAGTGCCTGAAATTTTCGACGGGACTGTTGAAATTCGTGCCATTGCCAGAGAAGCTGGCGATCGGTCTAAGTTAGCTGTCTATTCTAATGACTTGAACGTCGATGCCGTGGGAACCTGTGTAGGTCCAAAGGGGTCTCGGGTTCAAACGATTGTTAGTGAATTAAAAGGGGAGAACATGGACATCATTGAATGGAGTGATGATCCTGCGCAACTCATTGCCAACGCCTTAAATCCCGCCAATGTTTTAGAAGTTCATTTCGTTCCGAATGAATCTTCCTGCGTAGTCGTTGTCCCTGACCGTCACTTGTCCTTAGCTATCGGGAAACGGGGACAAAATGCCCGATTAGCCGCTAAGCTAACGAACTACAAGATCGATATTAAGGCCCAATCCGACTTCGAAGTTTACAAGGAAACTGAAGAATATCAACAACGTTTCTTGTTAGTGAGTGATGAGGAGAATAAGGAAGAAGCCCTTCCAGAAGACGCGGAGGCATCTGTGGAAGCGAACGAGCTTTTGGACGAACAAGCCTCTCTTGAAGAAACGTCAGTTCCTGAAACAAACGGCGAAGAAGCAGAAACGGTTGAAACGTCCACTAGTGAAGAGACAGTTCCAGCTGAAGAAGCAGTTGAAGTCCCTGAAAGCAAGGAAGAAACAGAGACGGCTGAAGTTGCTGAAGCAGCCACTGAAGAAGCTCCTCAAGAAACGCTTATCGAAGACTAA
- the rnpM gene encoding RNase P modulator RnpM — MKKRKIPMRRCVVTNAQFPKKELIRIVRTPEETVALDPSGKMNGRGAYVCADPEVVQKAWDKHILDKQLNVTISDDFYQELKNYADHQKARRELLANE, encoded by the coding sequence ATGAAAAAACGGAAAATACCGATGCGTCGTTGCGTAGTCACCAATGCACAATTTCCTAAGAAGGAATTAATTCGAATCGTTCGGACACCTGAAGAAACAGTTGCTTTGGATCCAAGTGGTAAGATGAACGGTCGGGGCGCTTATGTATGTGCAGATCCTGAGGTCGTGCAAAAGGCGTGGGACAAGCACATTTTGGATAAACAGCTCAACGTCACCATTAGTGATGACTTTTACCAAGAATTAAAGAACTATGCCGATCACCAAAAGGCACGGCGTGAGTTACTAGCGAATGAATAA
- a CDS encoding L7Ae/L30e/S12e/Gadd45 family ribosomal protein, translated as MNKKLQILGLAQVAGQLVSGYDTVLQTLQQGKACLVVAASDLSPRSLKNITNKCSYYQVPLYREFDSLEISQALGKKRSICALTDQGFANSLK; from the coding sequence ATGAATAAAAAATTACAAATCTTAGGATTGGCTCAGGTTGCTGGACAATTAGTGAGTGGCTATGACACCGTCCTCCAGACCCTCCAGCAGGGCAAGGCCTGTCTAGTCGTTGCGGCAAGTGATTTGAGTCCTAGAAGTTTAAAAAATATTACAAATAAATGTTCTTATTATCAAGTTCCATTGTATAGGGAGTTTGATAGCCTCGAAATTAGCCAAGCCCTTGGCAAAAAGCGGTCTATCTGCGCACTAACTGATCAAGGCTTTGCTAATTCATTGAAATAA
- the infB gene encoding translation initiation factor IF-2 → MSKKRVYEYAKEKKMSSKAILEKAESIGIHYKSHMSSISTDEEKKLDQLFSGKNSKNSKKSEKKVASQPVEKKHPNSEKTDRPKKDKASKRKNFSQEDEKESGNKRRQNKKNRRQNKSNAYEDKSLKYNQRKKQHRDQPKPAETHKAETPSKVEFYDGMTVAELAKRVKKSPADLIKSLMMLGVMANQNQALDSDTIQVILADFGIEAEEKIIVDPTDFDHYFEEAKQEDKDKISSRPAVVTIMGHVDHGKTTLLDYLRQANVVEGEAGGITQHIGAYQVRVGKDKENITFLDTPGHAAFTTMRSRGADVTDIVVIVVAADDGVMPQTVEAINHAKAADVPIIVAVNKIDKPNANPDRVKQELMEYELIPEEWGGDTIFVNISAKFGQNIEELLDMILLVAEVEELKANPHRNALGSVIEAELDAHRGPVATILVQEGTLKQGDAIVIGNTYGRVRTMTNDQGRRIKTAGPSTPVEITGLQETPEAGDRFVVFDDEKTARSIGESRAQQAQERRRSQTHKITLDNLFDTIKEGEMKTVNIIIKADVQGSVEAIASSMKKIDVEGVKVDIIHAATGAINESDVTLASASNAIIIGFNVRPTPLAKSQAQEEEVEIRLHNVIYDALQEVEDAMKGQLDPEYEEEVTGYATIRETYHVSKLGTIGGCMVTDGYIERDSLVRLIRDNIVIYQGQLSSLRRFQDDVKKVAKGFECGLMIENYNDIKIEDQIEAYHMIEVKAH, encoded by the coding sequence ATGTCTAAGAAACGTGTCTATGAATATGCAAAAGAAAAGAAGATGTCGAGTAAAGCAATCCTAGAAAAGGCAGAATCAATCGGCATTCACTACAAGAGCCACATGTCTTCAATATCTACAGATGAAGAAAAAAAATTAGACCAACTTTTTTCGGGAAAAAATTCCAAAAATTCCAAAAAATCAGAAAAAAAAGTAGCCTCTCAGCCGGTCGAAAAAAAGCATCCAAATTCTGAGAAGACCGATCGTCCTAAAAAAGACAAAGCTTCCAAGAGAAAGAATTTTTCTCAAGAAGACGAGAAAGAGTCTGGAAACAAGAGACGTCAAAATAAGAAAAATCGGCGCCAAAACAAATCTAACGCATACGAGGACAAGTCTTTGAAATATAACCAACGCAAAAAACAACACCGAGATCAACCCAAACCTGCTGAAACGCATAAAGCAGAAACCCCAAGCAAAGTCGAATTCTATGATGGGATGACGGTGGCTGAATTAGCTAAACGGGTGAAGAAATCTCCTGCAGATTTGATCAAGTCTCTTATGATGTTAGGTGTGATGGCTAACCAGAACCAAGCTCTCGATTCTGATACCATTCAAGTGATTCTTGCAGACTTTGGCATCGAAGCCGAAGAGAAAATCATCGTCGATCCGACTGACTTTGATCATTACTTCGAAGAAGCCAAACAAGAAGACAAAGACAAGATCTCCTCACGTCCAGCTGTGGTAACTATTATGGGACACGTGGACCACGGGAAAACGACCCTCTTAGACTACTTGCGTCAAGCCAATGTGGTTGAAGGAGAAGCCGGAGGAATTACGCAACATATCGGGGCTTACCAAGTCCGCGTCGGCAAAGACAAAGAAAACATCACCTTCCTAGATACCCCAGGACATGCTGCCTTTACCACCATGCGTTCACGCGGGGCCGATGTGACCGATATCGTGGTCATCGTCGTTGCAGCTGATGACGGCGTGATGCCGCAAACCGTCGAAGCCATTAACCACGCCAAGGCTGCGGATGTACCGATCATTGTTGCTGTGAACAAGATCGATAAGCCAAACGCCAACCCTGACCGCGTCAAACAAGAACTCATGGAATATGAACTTATCCCAGAAGAATGGGGCGGGGACACTATCTTCGTTAATATCTCTGCCAAATTTGGACAAAATATCGAAGAATTACTCGATATGATTCTCCTCGTTGCAGAAGTCGAAGAATTAAAAGCGAACCCTCACCGTAATGCCCTCGGTTCTGTGATTGAAGCCGAATTAGACGCTCATCGAGGACCTGTGGCAACCATTCTCGTTCAAGAAGGAACCCTCAAACAAGGGGACGCTATCGTGATTGGGAATACTTATGGCCGTGTACGGACCATGACTAATGACCAAGGGCGCCGCATTAAGACAGCTGGCCCATCTACTCCAGTAGAAATTACCGGTCTCCAAGAAACCCCAGAAGCCGGCGACCGTTTCGTTGTTTTCGACGATGAGAAGACGGCACGCAGCATCGGGGAAAGCCGTGCCCAACAAGCTCAAGAACGTCGCCGCAGCCAAACCCACAAGATCACCCTCGATAACCTCTTTGATACCATCAAAGAAGGCGAGATGAAGACCGTCAACATTATTATTAAGGCCGATGTCCAAGGCTCTGTAGAAGCCATCGCTTCCTCCATGAAGAAGATTGACGTCGAAGGGGTCAAAGTCGACATTATCCATGCGGCTACAGGCGCTATTAACGAAAGTGATGTCACCCTCGCTTCCGCTTCTAATGCGATCATTATTGGGTTTAATGTTCGACCAACGCCTCTCGCTAAGAGTCAAGCCCAAGAAGAGGAAGTTGAGATTCGCTTGCATAATGTGATCTATGACGCCCTTCAAGAAGTTGAAGACGCTATGAAGGGCCAACTCGATCCAGAATATGAAGAAGAAGTGACCGGATATGCCACCATCCGTGAAACCTACCACGTCTCCAAGTTAGGGACGATCGGAGGATGTATGGTGACAGACGGTTACATCGAACGCGACTCTCTTGTTCGTCTCATTCGTGATAATATCGTGATCTACCAAGGTCAACTCTCCTCTCTCCGTCGTTTCCAAGATGACGTGAAGAAGGTAGCCAAAGGATTCGAATGTGGGTTAATGATTGAAAACTACAACGACATCAAGATTGAAGATCAAATTGAAGCTTACCATATGATTGAAGTGAAAGCCCACTAG
- the rbfA gene encoding 30S ribosome-binding factor RbfA, whose product MTNNRRVERVSHEILREASAILRKEVKDPRVQGVTLTDVHLTGDLQEATIYYSTLTDTASVCEKTQLGLDKATGLVRSLLGQRLRLYKTPEVKFKRDPSIAYGSRIDELIAQLHQND is encoded by the coding sequence ATGACGAATAATCGCCGCGTGGAACGCGTTAGCCACGAGATTCTCCGAGAAGCCAGCGCTATTCTTCGTAAAGAAGTCAAAGACCCCCGGGTCCAAGGCGTTACGCTCACGGATGTTCATCTCACAGGCGACCTCCAAGAAGCTACGATCTACTACTCCACCTTAACAGACACGGCTAGTGTCTGTGAGAAAACGCAACTCGGTTTAGATAAGGCCACAGGTTTAGTGAGAAGTCTCCTCGGTCAACGCTTACGCCTCTACAAAACCCCAGAAGTCAAATTCAAACGCGATCCATCGATTGCATACGGCAGTCGGATCGACGAATTGATTGCGCAATTACATCAGAACGATTAA
- a CDS encoding type II toxin-antitoxin system YafQ family toxin, whose product MRKNRANASPSNDLKVSQRSQTNQKTLYSKYKDHALTETYQDFRECHIQPDVPFD is encoded by the coding sequence ATGCGGAAGAATAGAGCGAATGCTTCACCTTCAAACGACCTCAAAGTTTCGCAAAGATCACAAACGAATCAAAAAACATTGTATTCTAAATATAAAGATCATGCACTAACGGAAACTTATCAAGATTTTAGAGAGTGTCACATTCAACCGGATGTACCTTTTGATTGA
- a CDS encoding SHIRT domain-containing protein: MQKEKVNHYALRKIGRHLVSALVAVSFVAVGTQEVAQAAEGGAPKSSHEVGTKSDNEAIAHKGLTNQKVKPSSAASPAKVRARRSVGETRDGEKKADFQIAQYVKSTVTGKDASGKETIDEKQVASYEGTVTMDVPVAKLMEPFTKYMVMGFPHGKDGYKEIAYIDYSLNLPKNINWGDVTVKSDSALIPQSTIGQEKKENQLRLKLKLADVDWPSQKTNYDADVQKNYPKVTITAKYQFKKDDLAQLKDQKITGSGDFSFYPSGKQALLEIGLKSFKTDEVTIDVTGGVKPTSSDPSSPSENITDPFDLAGDLAVKESDNKYNSQSDKVRPLKKGEDLELIATLDVTPVKQGLNQVEQTVQPEMLPQITIAKEGFEFYMEATFKLPEGMKFKDSTAYKPTLEGTEGTGTDKKPKFKVLSSTFDPTSNSVTVKMGLAEQADGQAVTQYMQIHNAVSGTGDKFILKLPVVQLTDQAKHGQNYTINGTVGGKFAATASLNGATMPFSYDFKSHQATGGKDSTATDDKSISFTVGVPYEVTYEFKSSDTTKSLPSDVTNKLPKATSVMKDEDGTLAAFPTDVVKTDEGTWTFDTEKGWADAKGKKVEKISNVSSDMALTGYWTFKENKKYDITYQYASETKNKELPKNIPAAPSAVKVKEGDKLTTLAAFPTDVVKTDEGTWTFDTEKGWEANNKKVDANTEVNEAMTLTGYWKFTKKIEPTPAPQPQPIPTPTPQPQPNPQPTPTPTPQPQPQPEPNPIPNPQPQPQPTPIPSPVPTPQPVPCPTPAPEPEVTPQPEPAPEPQAQPDRPQPKKPESPAPKKEKDQPSSPAEKLSKKALSKKEAVAGSEKKALPKTGAEASLILPSLGLLLASAGYVFKRPKK, from the coding sequence ATGCAAAAAGAAAAAGTGAATCACTATGCTTTACGCAAGATCGGTAGACACTTGGTTTCAGCCCTCGTTGCGGTGAGTTTTGTAGCGGTCGGGACGCAAGAAGTTGCCCAAGCTGCGGAAGGCGGTGCCCCTAAGTCAAGTCATGAAGTCGGGACTAAGTCAGACAATGAGGCTATCGCTCATAAAGGCCTCACAAATCAGAAAGTGAAGCCTTCGTCCGCAGCATCTCCAGCCAAGGTCCGCGCACGTCGCAGCGTAGGGGAAACGAGAGATGGAGAAAAGAAAGCGGACTTCCAAATCGCTCAATACGTCAAGAGCACCGTGACAGGCAAGGACGCTAGTGGCAAAGAAACTATCGATGAAAAGCAAGTAGCCAGCTATGAAGGCACCGTTACCATGGACGTTCCCGTAGCGAAATTGATGGAGCCATTTACGAAGTATATGGTCATGGGCTTTCCACATGGCAAAGATGGATATAAAGAGATAGCTTACATCGACTATAGTTTAAATTTGCCAAAAAATATCAACTGGGGAGACGTAACGGTCAAAAGTGACTCTGCTCTGATTCCTCAATCTACCATTGGTCAAGAGAAAAAAGAGAATCAGTTACGATTGAAATTAAAATTGGCCGATGTGGATTGGCCAAGCCAGAAAACTAATTATGATGCTGATGTTCAGAAGAACTATCCTAAGGTGACCATTACAGCTAAGTATCAGTTTAAAAAAGACGATTTAGCCCAGCTAAAAGATCAGAAAATCACCGGATCAGGCGATTTTAGCTTCTACCCATCAGGAAAGCAGGCTCTTTTGGAAATAGGATTAAAATCTTTTAAAACGGACGAAGTGACTATCGACGTTACAGGCGGAGTGAAGCCAACATCCTCAGACCCATCGTCACCATCTGAGAATATCACAGATCCGTTTGATTTAGCGGGTGATTTGGCAGTCAAAGAGAGTGACAATAAATACAATAGCCAGTCGGATAAAGTTCGCCCGTTGAAGAAGGGAGAAGATCTAGAACTAATAGCTACTCTGGATGTGACTCCGGTTAAGCAAGGACTGAATCAAGTAGAACAAACCGTGCAGCCAGAGATGCTTCCACAAATAACGATAGCTAAAGAGGGCTTTGAATTTTATATGGAAGCTACCTTTAAATTGCCAGAAGGGATGAAGTTTAAAGACAGTACGGCCTATAAACCTACCTTAGAGGGAACTGAGGGGACGGGGACAGATAAAAAGCCGAAATTTAAGGTTTTATCCTCGACATTTGATCCAACATCGAATTCCGTTACTGTCAAAATGGGCTTAGCAGAGCAAGCAGATGGTCAAGCTGTTACGCAGTACATGCAAATTCACAATGCTGTGTCAGGTACAGGAGATAAATTTATCTTAAAACTTCCAGTTGTTCAATTAACGGACCAGGCGAAACATGGCCAAAATTACACCATCAATGGCACCGTTGGAGGAAAATTTGCGGCTACTGCGAGTCTGAATGGTGCAACGATGCCTTTCAGTTATGATTTCAAGAGCCATCAAGCAACAGGTGGTAAGGATTCCACCGCTACAGATGATAAGTCGATCTCCTTCACTGTTGGTGTTCCTTATGAGGTAACATATGAATTCAAATCCAGTGATACAACTAAATCGTTGCCTAGTGATGTTACGAATAAACTACCTAAAGCAACTAGCGTTATGAAGGACGAAGATGGCACCCTTGCTGCTTTTCCAACTGATGTAGTAAAGACAGACGAAGGAACTTGGACTTTTGATACAGAAAAAGGTTGGGCAGATGCTAAAGGTAAAAAAGTTGAGAAAATTAGTAATGTTTCAAGTGATATGGCCTTAACAGGTTATTGGACCTTTAAAGAAAATAAGAAATATGATATAACTTATCAATACGCAAGTGAAACAAAGAATAAAGAATTACCTAAGAATATTCCTGCGGCTCCTTCTGCAGTAAAAGTTAAAGAAGGCGACAAATTAACAACGCTTGCTGCTTTTCCAACTGATGTAGTAAAGACTGACGAAGGAACTTGGACTTTTGATACAGAAAAAGGTTGGGAAGCCAATAATAAAAAAGTAGATGCTAACACAGAAGTAAATGAAGCAATGACCTTAACCGGCTATTGGAAATTTACAAAGAAGATAGAGCCAACTCCTGCGCCGCAGCCACAACCAATACCAACACCAACACCCCAACCACAGCCAAATCCACAACCAACACCAACTCCTACACCGCAGCCCCAACCACAGCCAGAGCCAAATCCAATCCCTAACCCGCAGCCACAACCCCAACCAACACCAATTCCTAGTCCAGTGCCAACTCCACAACCTGTTCCATGCCCAACGCCTGCCCCTGAACCAGAAGTGACGCCACAACCAGAGCCAGCCCCAGAGCCACAAGCTCAGCCAGATCGTCCACAACCTAAGAAACCAGAAAGTCCAGCGCCTAAGAAGGAGAAGGACCAACCTTCCTCACCAGCTGAGAAACTTTCCAAGAAAGCACTATCTAAGAAAGAAGCAGTTGCAGGTTCAGAGAAGAAGGCCTTACCGAAGACAGGGGCGGAAGCAAGTCTGATCTTGCCAAGCTTAGGACTTCTCTTAGCGAGTGCGGGGTATGTCTTTAAGCGGCCGAAAAAATAA
- a CDS encoding InlB B-repeat-containing protein, which yields MQKEKVNHYALRKIGRHLVSVVVAVTIWTVATSSIAQASQVDGNVTTDKSEKMPVAEKDKGATPSTTTETPTLKDIVDKHSEDRTNETGSAQTEVKETPEQRRLKKFGAESLAYMKTEIAEFKEKARSKSNGNYRSHLEWYEHENSGLYNYVPQELKEYLDTKKFNWVDRISDDYVRLIGVPNMGLQGTPEGPDEDDEGALMFMIFDSNSIKAGRIHPDDSSYHRWKDGKWWVPYDMTVDKDLLYEPKFNDYVPKNELKDQNALDSLEKSDVLKYDYNIRADLKEKDQDSNKTIEHYLGDDFQLDFTLNLDPLRRLMNSRLVSVLNPFMPGADTIANNPPETGLTEADGTIVYTLELPKGLEPSLNDKNNLTGIEVTGLDDFDVTSTWDSKLRKLVVKARVKAFKPTKEQPFEKLKDRFTKINQLKQASLSVKNLKITKDVEFNKATRITGYASGAYGWVWPGGTNDKLKQHDPYDGGSVVESIFAAKQSQIGIDEALEKDDQGKVKQPNLISYSFIVKANTVTFMNDDKKVAEVKVEPGQAIATDKFVDQSMPANAQRDHYSFVGWNQDKAATTAGFDGNTPVSQDLTVYAIFKNKAPQLTVHDATINVNGALDLASLIDQASDTEDTALSKADVVIDAGKFDNTKAGVYAIKFSLTDGAKTTTTATAKVTVQEPQPKPKPEPTPTPQPTPTPQPQPTPEVHENGPVWIQPALPEAHLIPDPTPCPVPTPQPVPCPTPAPEPEVTPQPEPAPEPQAQPDRPQPKQPESPAPKKEKDQPSSPAEKPSKKAPAKKEAVAGPEKKALPKTGAEASLILPSLGLLLASAGYVFKQPKK from the coding sequence ATGCAAAAAGAAAAAGTGAATCACTACGCTTTACGTAAAATCGGTAGGCACTTGGTCTCTGTTGTTGTTGCGGTTACGATATGGACAGTTGCAACATCTAGCATCGCTCAAGCGAGCCAAGTCGACGGCAATGTGACTACTGATAAGAGCGAAAAGATGCCGGTAGCTGAAAAGGATAAAGGCGCTACGCCATCGACGACTACTGAAACGCCTACGCTTAAAGATATTGTGGATAAACATAGTGAAGATAGAACGAATGAGACAGGTTCTGCTCAGACGGAGGTAAAGGAAACTCCTGAACAACGTCGTTTAAAAAAATTTGGTGCTGAAAGTTTAGCATATATGAAGACGGAAATCGCTGAATTTAAGGAGAAAGCGCGCAGTAAATCCAACGGAAATTATAGGTCACATTTAGAGTGGTATGAACATGAAAATTCTGGACTGTATAATTATGTTCCGCAAGAGTTGAAAGAATATCTCGATACCAAGAAATTTAATTGGGTCGATAGAATTTCTGATGATTATGTTCGTCTGATTGGTGTTCCTAATATGGGATTACAAGGCACGCCAGAAGGTCCTGATGAAGACGATGAAGGGGCTTTGATGTTTATGATATTTGATTCAAATAGCATTAAAGCGGGACGTATTCATCCAGACGATTCGTCCTATCATCGATGGAAAGATGGAAAATGGTGGGTGCCTTATGACATGACGGTCGACAAAGATTTGCTTTATGAGCCAAAATTTAATGATTATGTACCTAAAAACGAGTTGAAAGATCAGAATGCTTTAGATAGTTTAGAAAAATCAGATGTATTAAAATATGACTATAACATTCGGGCTGATTTAAAGGAAAAGGATCAAGATTCTAACAAAACGATCGAACATTATCTTGGTGACGATTTTCAATTAGATTTCACTTTGAATTTAGATCCTTTGAGAAGGTTGATGAATAGCAGATTAGTGAGTGTTTTAAATCCGTTTATGCCGGGTGCGGACACTATCGCTAATAATCCGCCAGAAACTGGTCTCACTGAAGCTGACGGTACAATTGTCTATACTTTGGAATTACCAAAGGGCTTGGAGCCTTCTTTGAATGACAAGAATAATCTCACAGGGATCGAAGTGACAGGACTAGATGATTTTGATGTGACGTCCACTTGGGATTCGAAATTACGCAAGCTTGTAGTGAAAGCAAGAGTAAAGGCATTTAAACCAACTAAAGAGCAACCTTTTGAAAAGCTGAAGGATAGATTCACAAAAATCAATCAGCTAAAACAAGCTTCGCTATCGGTTAAAAATTTAAAGATTACCAAAGATGTAGAATTCAATAAAGCCACTCGAATCACTGGTTATGCTTCAGGAGCTTATGGCTGGGTTTGGCCTGGCGGTACGAATGACAAGCTTAAACAACATGACCCTTATGATGGTGGATCTGTTGTGGAGAGTATTTTTGCCGCTAAACAATCCCAAATTGGTATTGATGAAGCCCTCGAAAAGGATGATCAGGGGAAGGTTAAACAGCCAAACCTGATTTCTTACAGTTTCATTGTCAAAGCGAACACCGTTACCTTTATGAACGATGACAAGAAAGTGGCAGAGGTTAAGGTAGAACCAGGACAAGCGATTGCGACGGATAAATTTGTAGATCAATCCATGCCAGCGAACGCACAAAGGGACCATTACTCTTTCGTTGGATGGAATCAAGACAAGGCAGCTACGACAGCTGGATTTGACGGCAACACGCCTGTTTCACAAGATTTGACCGTTTATGCTATTTTCAAGAACAAGGCACCTCAATTGACGGTTCATGATGCCACGATCAATGTGAATGGCGCACTCGATTTGGCTAGCTTAATCGATCAAGCGAGCGATACAGAGGATACTGCGTTATCGAAGGCAGATGTTGTCATCGATGCTGGAAAATTTGATAATACTAAGGCGGGCGTATACGCGATTAAATTTAGCCTGACGGACGGCGCAAAAACAACAACGACTGCCACGGCGAAAGTAACGGTTCAAGAGCCACAACCTAAGCCAAAACCAGAGCCAACTCCTACGCCACAACCAACACCAACACCCCAACCACAGCCTACACCAGAGGTACACGAAAACGGACCGGTTTGGATTCAACCGGCTTTACCAGAAGCTCACCTCATTCCAGATCCAACGCCGTGCCCTGTGCCAACTCCACAACCTGTTCCATGCCCAACGCCTGCCCCTGAACCAGAAGTGACGCCACAACCAGAGCCAGCCCCAGAGCCACAAGCTCAGCCAGATCGTCCACAACCTAAGCAACCAGAAAGTCCAGCGCCTAAGAAGGAGAAGGACCAACCTTCCTCACCAGCTGAGAAGCCTTCCAAGAAAGCGCCAGCTAAGAAAGAAGCAGTTGCAGGTCCAGAGAAGAAGGCCTTACCGAAGACAGGGGCGGAAGCAAGTCTGATCTTGCCAAGCTTAGGACTTCTCCTAGCAAGTGCGGGGTATGTCTTTAAGCAGCCGAAAAAATAA
- a CDS encoding heavy metal-binding domain-containing protein, whose amino-acid sequence MIITTTPSVEGRKITTYQGVIFGESITGINLVKDIAAGFKNILGGRSKGYEEELCKARQEALEEMEQRAQAIHADAVVAIRMDYEVLGANNGMLMVTCSGTAVQFEEV is encoded by the coding sequence ATGATTATCACGACCACGCCTTCCGTCGAAGGCCGAAAAATTACCACCTATCAAGGCGTCATCTTCGGGGAAAGTATCACTGGGATCAACCTCGTCAAAGATATCGCCGCTGGTTTTAAAAATATCTTAGGCGGCCGGTCAAAAGGCTACGAAGAAGAACTCTGTAAGGCACGCCAAGAAGCCCTTGAAGAGATGGAACAGCGCGCCCAAGCTATTCACGCCGATGCTGTCGTCGCCATTCGGATGGATTACGAAGTCCTCGGGGCCAACAACGGTATGCTGATGGTGACCTGTTCCGGAACAGCCGTCCAATTCGAAGAAGTCTAA